The genomic region ATGAGAACTCCCAGTCATTTAGCTTGTCTTCAAAATCTTGTATAGATTTTGAACCTAAGCAAAAATGAATCAATGTTATAATAAGAGATTTTCCTACTGAGTTATAAGTCGACTGTTTGTCTTGGGAATTTTCGTTAAACCTTTGGCCAACGATCAAAGAAATCCCTTTAGGATTGAAGTTGACCGTTTTGAAGCCTTCTTTGTTAGCGCTCAGTTTTATTAGCTTCATTGTAAATTCTCCCTTGGTTGTCTACTGAAATCGCACCCGTAATGAACAAAAAATCAAGTGCAAGGATTAGATTGTCAAAAGTATGGTAGGCACCCATCAATTCTTTAGCCTTCCCTAACTTTAAAGCTTGCCAGAGATCGTCAATTGTTCTTGGCTTCTCCTTTAAATAATGCAGTGCAACTCCTCCCAGACCAAGGATAGACTCCGCTATTCTTATATGTTTAGTTGGAAGGAGCATAACTTTTTAAGAAATCAAAAGTGCCTTGAATTGGCTTACGAGGATCTTCGAAAATATCACAGGCTGAAAAATAATAACTCATTAGGACGAGTACAGCGTTGTATATGTCTTTCCTCTCAGAAGCCTTAGGATGAGCCTTGTTTAAAATGTAGTAGAAGACTAAGTCATTCCTATCTTCGGTATCAGGTAGATCTGATAGAGCTTTTTTATAAAGGCCGTTAAAAATCTCTTTCAACTTTTCTTTGACGTCAACCGATGTTGCAAAGAAGTCTCGGAGATCGCCATATTGATAGCCAGCAAATTTAAGACAAGTAGCAGGGTGTTCGCTGAGTTTATTGAATCTAAGCTTTAAATCAAAATCAGGGTCTTTGGGTGGCGGAGTCGTGTTTGTTTGAGTAAAGTTCCCTAGCAAATAACGCACAACATCGTTCATTACGTGTGACTCAAATGGCTCAATCTCAGTTGGGTCGGGTATATTGCCAATTAAAGAGTAGATATGCTCCTCTGGTAAACTCATAAATACCTCCATTAAATGATGGGCATAGAACGGTTTGCATTTTACGGTGGGATAATTACCCTCAATCTTTTTTAATTCTTCGTGAAGAAATGGTCCCATACCCACAAACTTGTCGTTTACAGCAAAGTAGAAGGTATTAATAGGTGTTATGTGATTCCAATTTTTAAATAGGCCTTCAAAGTCTTTATGTAACTTCTGAATCGCCTGTAGCTTGTTGGTTGAGGGGTCTTCAGGTGCATATACCTGATAGTAAGTTCCAGTGTCTGGGTTAAAACCATCGTTCTTACGATCACCCATATTACCATAAGGCTTGACAGGTTCAAAGCTGGAGCAATGGGCTGTCATAACCTTAGTAAACAAGTCCTGAAAGCTTTGAGCGTTCCTTTCAAGTAGTTCTAGCTTAAATCGGAGACGAGCATAGAGTTTCTCGTTTACAGTCATAGATTGGTAAGTTACGGCCAATAATATTACAGTTTCTGGGTTTAAGAATGCAAAGATATACTCTTGAATTTATATACTGGCTTGGCAAATGTATCATGTTTGATAAGTTCTTTAAGAAGAGGGAGCTCAATAAATACTCACTTAAAGGGCCTTATTTTGGGCAATGAAAAAGTTGCACTCTTTTGTTTGGCTTAAAACTTATTAGAAGACTGTTAATCAGCTACTTATGGAGGTGCCAAATTCATAAAAACCTCGCGTTTCCCTGTGGGATGCCCGCCCTTTAGCGGATGCTTAATTAAGAATTGGGTATTTTCCGAACTGCTGAATAAAGCAGGGACCCGGACGATTTCTCGCCGGGTCCCTCTTTTTTTGAGCTCGCTTAAGTTAAATGAAGTCGATCTGTATGCTGCCACCGGACGAATAGCCCTGCTGCTTCTTCCAGATTATATAGTAGTCCACTGTATCACTTAAGTGAGTGGCACGCTCCTGGTCTATGCTGTCGCTCTTCTCACTTCGCTTATCCTTCTTATAGTCATGCGTGATCGGGCTGTTCTGTATCGACACGATGGTGTCCTTACACTCGACCGGGTCATGCCGTACTGTGTACTCGTCCTCCTTGGTTTCCTCGTACACATCGTTAACCAGCACATACTTATCCTGGTGGTCTGGGTTGTAATCAAGTGGATCCAGAATAACCTCCCACCCAGCGGCCTCCAGTATTTCAGCGAACTGTTCAAACATGGTCTCAGAAGCACCCGCATGTTTGCTGTTACCGTTGCGGTCACCGGTTACATAAGCCACCTTGTGCTCATGGTCAGCCAGATCAGCCACCACTTTTTTAGCCAGGCTTTTTGCCATGGTAAGCCCTTCTTCCGCCTCCTTCACAAAACAGTCTTTTACCTGCTTCAGCATCTGGTAATCGGGCTGCCAAATAGAGCAGCAAGTGAAGTGGGCATTGAAGTCGACGGATATCTCCACCGGCTCGTCCGGCTTATAATAAGGAAACACATCGTCAATGTCGCAATGCTTCTCCCAGTCAAAGCTGGGGTAGAAACTCTTGGGAAGCCTGGTGATCCGGCGGCCTTCCACTTCCACCTCATAGACGATTTTCTGGAGACTCTTCTTCATGTTGTCGATATAATCCGGCGGCAGAAACATCTGGTTATCTCGGGTCCAGACTTCCATAAAGTAGTATTTTTTAGGCTCTTGCCTGGCCAGCTCCTGGTATTTATAGACCCACTGACCTTCGGGCCGCCAGGGAGGCGACGAGAAAAAGGCAAATAGCCAATGGAAGGGACTATCGAATTTTCGCGGATTTGCCCGGACGGTGGCCACCGCAATTTTGAGCCATTCTTCCTTAAAGAAAGCGGCTTCGTCGATTACCAGCCCGTCGTAGTTGGGACCGCGGTTGGCATCGGCATTTTGCCGGTAACCCACGTATTCGAAGACCAAGCCATTGGGGAAGGAAATGCAGTTTTCCCAGTCATCCGGTGCCTGGTAAGGCCGGTCGAAGGTGTCGGGCGGTTCCCGCCAGAGCACGTATTCGCCGGCACCGGTTTTCCAGTTGTACTCGCTGTAACCCCAGCGATCCCAGCCGGCCTTCAACTGCGGCGTCAGCGAGCGCTTGGCTTTGGAGACTTCCCCGCAGGCCATCTGGATTTTGGCTTTCGGCAGCTCCTGGACCATCATCATGGTCAGATCCGACAGCGTCACTGACTTTCCGGATCCGCGCCCGCCGATCATGCCGACGCCCTTTACGACTCCACTCTGCATTTCCGAAATGTGGGAAAGAAAGTCGTGCTGTTTGGGATTTAAGGAAATTTCGAGCTCTTCGCTATTCTGCTGACTCATGGCTGATATCCTCGATTTGCCGCGGCTCCTCTTTCTGGGCCCCGTAGTTGTTGGTGACGTTGACGACCTTCTTGAAGGTCACTTTCGTGGGCTTTTTCTTCTGCTCGATGTCGGCTTCGGCCTCCTTATCGTAAGCGCCGTCGATTTTGGCCGCCTTGTCCAAAAGCGCCGAAAATGACATATAATCCCCGGCCTCGAGCGCCTGCTGGGCGGCTTCGCGGAACATTTCGGCGTAGAGCATCTTGATGCCGTGCTTGTCACGGCTCTGCCGCAGCTCGGCAAACACCTGGTAAGTCATGGCCAGCACTTCGCGCGCGCGGCGGTCCTGGAGCTTGGTCGACGGGTCGTTTTTCAGGAGCTGGATTACGTCCGTATCGGCATAGCCATCTTTTAGCCAGCCCCGGGCGATGTTCATCTTCTCAAAGGTTGCCTGCTGGGTAGGAGTGAGCTCTGTTCCATCCAGCATGTGCTTCTGGAAGACGCTCATCTCTTCCTGCACCTTTTCGATGTACTTGTTATACTTACGCATACTTGAGTCGGATTAACTGTTCGTTGTATTCGCGTTTGATAGCCTCCAGGCGAGCAATTTCGCTTTCCCATTCTGGAGCCTTGGCGTGATCCGGACGATCGCGGAGCTTCTTTTTGTTCTGGGAGATCTTCACCATCGTCAGCTGGAGCTCAGCCTTAATTTCGCCTTCCGTCAGATCCGTGGCGGCCGTGGTCGGCTTTTCGGGCTTCGGCTCGGGCAGCTTGCCGAACTCGTCGATGTAGTCAATCTGCCGGCGAACTTCTTTCCATTCTTCCCGTTTGGCCAGTATCTGATCGACCACCGGCTTTACCGCTTCGGTCTCTTCATCCGGATAGGTGTGCAGGCTGTTAGACAAAAGAGCAGCTTCACGGTGCAGACGATTCGCCTGCAGCATGAGCTGCTCTTTTACTTCCTGGACAGAAGCAGTTACCGGATGGCCGGCCCCCGCAGTTACGATACTGCTGTGTTTTTTTTTGAAGCGTCTTCTGCCGCACCAGCACCTTCGTCACTCGCCGGAGCCGCTGGAGTTGCCGGAGCTGCCGTCGCCGCTCTGCCACGACCAGCCTGGCCGCGACCGGATCCAGTTGCGGTCGTAGTACCGCCTGGTGTAGCCGGCGTTTCCGGAGCCTTCGTAGCCGACTCCTGTTCTCCAGCTGCTTTTTCGTAGGCCGCTTTGGCGACGTCGAGCCGCTCCTTGTTCGAATCGGACTTATCGGCATTGTATCGCATTTCGGCGAGCTGCAGGTCGCCTTCTAATCTGATCAAATCCATTTTATGAATGATTAATAACGTTTATCGACTTTTTTGATACGCTTTCTGAGGTTTTTGGCACGCTTAAGCGGCTTTTGGAGCCGATGCCTCCCTGGTGGCTTTTGCGGCAACCGGCTCAATGAACGGGCAGCCGTTGTTGTGCAGGATTTCGGCTTCGGCGTCGGTCAGCGATTCCTCAGTAATGAACTTGGTGTTGCCTTTCACGAAAACGTGTTCCTTGGCGGCCGCTTCTTTGTCGGTGATTTTGTATTTGGTCAGTGCCATATCGTATGATATGAAATAAGGTTAGACTGATTAAAAACTAAGTTGGGGAGGCCCTGCCAACCGTTGGGCTGACAGGGCTTGAGGTAATTTTTAGGCCGCGAGCGGCGTAATGGCGAAGGTCACATCCGCGTCGAGCGGGAACACCGGCACCGTCAGACCGTCCTGCTTAGCCCGGAACGTGACTTTTTTCCGGTCGGTGCCTTTCACGCCCGAGGTGCCCACGCACTCGAACATGAGGGGAATGTACTTCTGGCCCAGGTAGTACAGGTTGTCGTCGTTACCCTGAACGATCACGTTCACCGGCGTTTCGTAGAGCAGTGCCTGCAGGCGAACGATATCGGCATCGTAGCCCAGCGCTTCAAATTCCAGACCCTGCGTAAATCCACCGCCCGGTTTCATTTCGCCGTCCCATTTCGTGGTATCGTACCAGGCCTCGATCTCCACGAACTTCTTGCCCGTCACCAGTGGAATAGCTCCCGAGAATTTACCCGTCGTAAGTGCCAGATCAAAGTTTAAGAATTCGGCCGAGAGGTCTTCCGTCAGTACCAGGTAGATCCGCTTGTTACCGCCGATGCTGGGCTTGTTGTGCCGGCGCTTCAGCCCAAGCAGCGCCAGCGCGTGCAGGCCCGGGACGCTGGGGAAAAGCTCGAAATCGGTGGAATAGGTAATTCCAGCCGCGACGGCCGACATGGCCGCCATGCCGGCAACCGGATTGTTGGTGGCACTAGCCACCAGAGCGCCCATGAGAATGAGGGAAAATGCGGCAAAGATTTGAAGCAAACTCTTCATTGCGATGTAAGAAAATGAGTTGAAAAACTGAGTAAACCAGAAGCCCGTTGTGGTTTTTACAGGCTCCCCTGGGGCGAGGGGGAGCCTGCGAATTGAACCTAGATTTTGTTGTTGATAAACAGCAGATCCGGCGAAGCGTAATCAAAGCCCAGCGACACCCGGATGGACATCTGCCAGCTCTTCACCTGGCGCACGATGTTGAGTGAGTATTCGCCCGGAGCCTCGTTCCCGATAAACTGCAGGTTTTCCTTCGGCGTGACGGCGATGGTTTGCTTGCCGGCCAGACCCGGATCGACCACGAGCGTGACGTTGGAGTAATCGTCGAGTTCCGTGGGCTTCTCGGCAGGACCTACCCACTGCGGGAACAGCGTCCGGCGGTTCTGGCGATAGAAGTCGTAAAGACTCTGCGAGAGGTAGCAGTTCATCGGCATGTTCAGCAGCTCCGGCCGGGCCGACTTCACCAGATCAGCCACGCCGTTGACCTGGGCGTATGCGTTGGTGGCGTCGATGGTCGTGGCAGCCGTAAACACGTGGCCGGTCGAAATATCGCCACCCACGCCGCGGCCGGCCGTTGTTTTGACGTTGAACCCGTCCGTGATGTTTTCCGCCCCGATGTTGGTGGTGTTGTAGACCCCTTTCCAGGCTGTTTTGGTGCGAATGAAGGCGAAGTGGTTCTTGATCACCTCCTGAATCATGAACAGCTCGAACGGCGTTTCGGTCGCTTGTTTCAGGGTTGTGTTAGGAGCCCGCAGCCATCCCAGGTAGCTGTTATAGTAATCCTTGATATCCGACAGCTTGATTTCGATGTCGATATCGGCCTCGGTGAAACTCGCCTTGCGCGATTTCACCTCCATAATCTTCCGTCCCTCGAACGAGTCGGAGGCAGCTTTCCAGGCGTCCAGGAACTTCACCGAAAGCAGCGCGCCCTGATCGCGGATCGTGCGGACCGTGAAGTCATTGCGGAGCGCGGCCACTCCGTCCATCATCGCGTTGACGATGACCATGCCACCGCCCATTTCTTCAACGGTGCGCTGAAGGTCGGTGGCCAAATTGGTAAAATCAAAAGCCTTTTCTGCGGGCATTTTCGTGAAAAATTAAGTTGGCTGTCTGTCTAAAATCCTGTAGTTAACCCCCTCAAAGCGGCTTAGTGAGCCTTTTTGAATACTTCGAGGGCATGCGCGTTGTAATCTGTCATCGACGGATCCTGGTTGGCCGTGCTGGCGTCCTGAGTCGGCAGCACTTTTCCGTTCCCCTTCTGCTTGTCGTAGTGCGCTTTGTAGGTGTCGCGGTCTTTTTCGGCCGCGGCCAGGTCGGCTTTCAGCTTGGTGACCTGGTCTTTAAGGCCCGGCACTTCGGCACCGATTTTCTTCTCGGCGGCCAGGTCAGCCTGGAGCTTGGTTACCTGCGCCTGGAGGGCTTCGGCGGTCGGCGGCTCGGTCGTTTCGGCTGTGGTCTGAGTGTTTCCAGTAGCAGCCAGTTTCTTCTCGAGAGCAGCCGCTTCGGCTTCGGCTTTGTTGAATTCTTCCGTCGATGCGTTCGCCGAAAACACACCGAAAAATGCCGGAAACAGCTTGGCCAGTACGCTTCCGCTGGTAGTTGGTTTGCTCATTTGGATTTGGAAAGTTGAATTACTCGTTTGTAAGCACTGTCGATGGTACCGACCCGGTCGGCCAGACCCAGACGGATGGCGTTCTGGGCGTTGTACATCTTGCCGGTGAAGACTTCGTCCGAGGCGATTTTATTCCCCCGGCCGCGGCGGACGTACGATTTGAAAAGCTTGTTGGCGGCATTGAGATCAGCCTGAATGGCGGCTTCCTGCTCAGGCGTCAGCGGCTCGATATCGTTGAGCGATGCTTTGTCTTTGCTGCCTGCAGAACGGAAAATCTTTACGTTCAGGCCGGCCTGCTCCAGCGCTTTAGCCTGGTTGACGTGCATGTAGATGGTGCCGATGGAGCCCACCCGGGCGAGGGGTCCGCCCGAAACTTGAATCTCGGTCGACTGCGAGTAGGCCCAGAGCGCAGCTGAAGCACCGAAAGTTACCTGGGCAACGACCGGTTTAGCCTGGCGAAGTTCGGCAATTGCGTCTGCCAGCTCGTCTGCCGAGTCCACCGAGCCACCGCCCGACTTTACATCCACGATGGCACCCACCTTGCTTTCGTCCTCGATGACCGCCCGGATCATCCGGATCAGGAATTCGTTGGAGAAAAGGTTATCGTACGTGGAGTTTCGGCTCATAACGCCGTAGATGGGGATCATCGCCACATTTCTGTTGGCACCCATGGATAGGTAGTCCATATACGCCTGGGCGACTCTGTCGGCCGCCATGGGCCCAATGCCGGACTGTGCCTGCGCCTGCTGACTGATGCCGGTCAGGCTCGGCTGGAAGGCACCGCGAATCATTGCGTCGCGCAGCAGGCCTTCCGCTGTTTCATCAATTGCCCATACGCCTGAAAAATTAAGTCCTGTCATCTTCGTGATGCATTGTAGCGATACGAAAATGACAGGACTCTTTCGCCCAATAAAGGACAGGTTAATGAAGGGCAGCCGCCCGCCGGAACTTGCGCCAGTTGTACCATCCGCCCGCCCGGACACCGGCGTAGTAGAGCAGGTTCTTTGCCGGCTGCAGCGGGTTGAACTGCTGCATCAGCATCAGGTAAGCCTGGTCGGCGTACTTTCTGGGATTGTCCTTAACCAGATCCGGATTCAGCTCATCAAAGTGCATGTACAGGTAGTCGTGCACCAGAGCCGCCAGGTTCGTGCGGTTGTGGTAGGCCGGCACCAGTGACCACATCGCCCTGGGCGTCGAGTGGAAGTCCGAGATAAATCCTTTCGGAATTAACAGCGTACGGCCGTCGAAGAGCTCCACCTGCACATCGTCCTGGAGTACGACCTGGTCCGTTTTGGACAGCGTCGAATCGCAGGCAATGGGCAGCCGGTAGCGCCTGGATGAGCGGGTGATGACTACCATTACTCCAGAATCTCGTATACGTCCGTGTCGAAGTTATTGCGCTGCACATTGCGCTGGCAGATGCTCTGAACGAGCTGTGCTTCGGTCACGCCGCTGGACAGAGCCGACAGCAGGTACGAAAACTCCGGCATCAGGTACGGGTCGTTGGTGCCGTCTGGAGTGGCATTGAGGCCCGTCCGGGCATCAACCAGCGTCCGGTCCGTCGCCACCAGCCGGAAGCGACGCAAACCGTTTCCCTTGCCGATGTACGACAGCGGCACTTCGTCATTCACCGTAATGGGTGGCATGGGCTTACCGTCTACTTCAGGAGCTGGCTCCGATCGCTGCACCGTTCGGTAGTGCAGCACCGCAAGATCAAGCGTGACGGTCCGGTTTTCCATATCCACCGTCCGTTTGTGTTTGTTCACCAACAGCCGACGTTTGACGTCCGGCAGGGCACTATGGGCAGGCATTTCGATGTCTTGCAGCATGGTACTTAATTGTTAAATCCGTGAAATAACCCAGGTATTGTTGGCCAGCTTTTCCAGCACCATCACCGATCCCGCCCCATTGCTTTGTACCGGCGAAAGCGTAGACAGTACCGTGATGCCGGTCGTGGCGAAGGTAATCAGGCCCGTGCCCTGCTGAATCAGCCGGATCATGCCGCCAATGCCGATGGCCGCGACCGCATGGGTTGGGATGGTGCAGACAACGTTGGAAGCGCTGTTTACCAGAATGGTGTTTCCAACGTCTGTGGTGGCAAGTTGGAAGGCCGTTGTAACGGTCGATACCCCGTTGACGGCATTTCGCTTTCCCGCCAGGGCGGTTGCCACGGCCTGTTCCGATACGGGAAGAACCGCCGAAGGACTGGCAAATGCCGGGTCGTTTTTGACCTCAAAAACCGTCTTGGTGATCGAGTTGGCACCGGTTCTGACGTAAGGAATAGGCCCGTACGTTTGTGATATCTGCCCACCCCAAACGTAGACGCCTGACGTACCATCGCCCGCGTAGCTGGTTGCCCCGCTGGCGTCCATCA from Tellurirhabdus rosea harbors:
- a CDS encoding ABC-three component system middle component 6; this encodes MLLPTKHIRIAESILGLGGVALHYLKEKPRTIDDLWQALKLGKAKELMGAYHTFDNLILALDFLFITGAISVDNQGRIYNEANKTER
- a CDS encoding ABC-three component system protein — translated: MTVNEKLYARLRFKLELLERNAQSFQDLFTKVMTAHCSSFEPVKPYGNMGDRKNDGFNPDTGTYYQVYAPEDPSTNKLQAIQKLHKDFEGLFKNWNHITPINTFYFAVNDKFVGMGPFLHEELKKIEGNYPTVKCKPFYAHHLMEVFMSLPEEHIYSLIGNIPDPTEIEPFESHVMNDVVRYLLGNFTQTNTTPPPKDPDFDLKLRFNKLSEHPATCLKFAGYQYGDLRDFFATSVDVKEKLKEIFNGLYKKALSDLPDTEDRNDLVFYYILNKAHPKASERKDIYNAVLVLMSYYFSACDIFEDPRKPIQGTFDFLKSYAPSN
- a CDS encoding terminase large subunit domain-containing protein; translated protein: MSQQNSEELEISLNPKQHDFLSHISEMQSGVVKGVGMIGGRGSGKSVTLSDLTMMMVQELPKAKIQMACGEVSKAKRSLTPQLKAGWDRWGYSEYNWKTGAGEYVLWREPPDTFDRPYQAPDDWENCISFPNGLVFEYVGYRQNADANRGPNYDGLVIDEAAFFKEEWLKIAVATVRANPRKFDSPFHWLFAFFSSPPWRPEGQWVYKYQELARQEPKKYYFMEVWTRDNQMFLPPDYIDNMKKSLQKIVYEVEVEGRRITRLPKSFYPSFDWEKHCDIDDVFPYYKPDEPVEISVDFNAHFTCCSIWQPDYQMLKQVKDCFVKEAEEGLTMAKSLAKKVVADLADHEHKVAYVTGDRNGNSKHAGASETMFEQFAEILEAAGWEVILDPLDYNPDHQDKYVLVNDVYEETKEDEYTVRHDPVECKDTIVSIQNSPITHDYKKDKRSEKSDSIDQERATHLSDTVDYYIIWKKQQGYSSGGSIQIDFI
- a CDS encoding S49 family peptidase, which produces MTGLNFSGVWAIDETAEGLLRDAMIRGAFQPSLTGISQQAQAQSGIGPMAADRVAQAYMDYLSMGANRNVAMIPIYGVMSRNSTYDNLFSNEFLIRMIRAVIEDESKVGAIVDVKSGGGSVDSADELADAIAELRQAKPVVAQVTFGASAALWAYSQSTEIQVSGGPLARVGSIGTIYMHVNQAKALEQAGLNVKIFRSAGSKDKASLNDIEPLTPEQEAAIQADLNAANKLFKSYVRRGRGNKIASDEVFTGKMYNAQNAIRLGLADRVGTIDSAYKRVIQLSKSK
- a CDS encoding DUF1353 domain-containing protein — encoded protein: MVVITRSSRRYRLPIACDSTLSKTDQVVLQDDVQVELFDGRTLLIPKGFISDFHSTPRAMWSLVPAYHNRTNLAALVHDYLYMHFDELNPDLVKDNPRKYADQAYLMLMQQFNPLQPAKNLLYYAGVRAGGWYNWRKFRRAAALH